The DNA region AAGAAGGCCATGCCCGAGGCGAAGAAGTTCGGGACGGTGAAGGTGGTGGGCACCTCCGAGGACAAGAAGTTCTCTTACATTCCCAAGCTCGACAAGAGCACCTTCACCCCGGACGCGGATTTCTTTTACATCTGCTCCAACAACACCATCGAGGGCACGCGCTTCCGTACGCTTCCCGAGACCGGCAAGGTTCCGCTGGTCGCGGACATGTCCTCCCATATACTCTCCGAGGTCATGGATGTGAGCAAATTCGGGGTGATCTTCGCGGGCGCCCAGAAGAACATCGGCCCCGCGGGGGTGACTGTCGTGATTGTCAGGGACGACCTTATCGGCCATGCCGCCGACAGCATTCCCACGATGATGAACTACAAGACGCACTCCGAAAACGGCTCAATGTTCAACACCCCGCCCACCTACGCCATCTACATCGCGAAGCTCGTATTCGAATGGGTGCGCGACCTGGGCGGGGTTGCCGGGATGCAGAAGATCAACGAGGACAAGGCGAATATTCTCTACAATTATCTGGACGAGTCCCCCTTCTTCAAGAGCCCCATCGCGAAGGAAGACCGCT from Spirochaetota bacterium includes:
- the serC gene encoding 3-phosphoserine/phosphohydroxythreonine transaminase; protein product: MARVYNFSAGPAMLPEAVLKKAATELVEYGASGMSVMEMSHRSKEYEAIINGAEATLREIMNIPANYKVLFLQGGASLQFAMVPLNLFRNSKKADFVHTGEWTKKAMPEAKKFGTVKVVGTSEDKKFSYIPKLDKSTFTPDADFFYICSNNTIEGTRFRTLPETGKVPLVADMSSHILSEVMDVSKFGVIFAGAQKNIGPAGVTVVIVRDDLIGHAADSIPTMMNYKTHSENGSMFNTPPTYAIYIAKLVFEWVRDLGGVAGMQKINEDKANILYNYLDESPFFKSPIAKEDRSLMNVPFISPSDELNDKFIKEATKNGLTTLKGHRLVGGMRASIYNAMPVEGVKKLVDFMKKFETENK